From a region of the Mycobacteroides saopaulense genome:
- the aceA gene encoding isocitrate lyase — protein MSNVGKPRTAAEIQQDWDTNPRWKGITRDYTAAQVEELQGSVVEENTLARRGAEILWDAVTKDDDSYINALGALTGNMAVQQVRAGLKAIYLSGWQVAGDANLSGHTYPDQSLYPANSVPAVVRRINNALLRADEIARVEGDTSVDNWLVPIVADGEAGFGGALNVYELQKAMIAAGAAGTHWEDQLASEKKCGHLGGKVLIPTQQHIRTLTSARLAADVANTPTVVIARTDAEAATLITSDVDDRDKPFVTGERTSEGFYNVQKGIEPCIARAKAYAPYADLIWMETGVPDLEVARKFAEAVKADFPDQLLSYNCSPSFNWKQALDDSTIAKFQKELGAMGFKFQFITLAGFHALNYSMFDLAYGYAREGMTAYVDLQEREFAAEARGYTATKHQREVGAGYFDRIATTVDPNTSTAALKGSTEEGQFH, from the coding sequence ATGTCGAATGTCGGCAAGCCGCGCACCGCGGCCGAAATCCAGCAGGACTGGGACACCAACCCCCGCTGGAAGGGCATCACCCGCGACTACACCGCCGCCCAGGTCGAAGAGCTGCAGGGCAGCGTCGTCGAGGAGAACACCCTGGCCCGCCGTGGCGCGGAAATCCTGTGGGACGCCGTCACGAAGGACGACGACTCGTACATCAACGCGCTGGGCGCGCTGACCGGCAACATGGCCGTGCAGCAGGTCCGTGCCGGTCTCAAGGCCATCTACCTGTCGGGTTGGCAGGTCGCCGGTGACGCCAACCTCTCCGGCCACACCTACCCCGACCAGAGCCTGTACCCGGCCAACTCGGTGCCGGCGGTGGTTCGCCGCATCAACAACGCCCTGCTGCGTGCCGACGAGATCGCCCGCGTCGAGGGCGACACCAGCGTCGACAACTGGCTGGTGCCGATCGTCGCCGACGGTGAAGCCGGTTTCGGTGGCGCCCTGAACGTCTACGAACTGCAGAAGGCCATGATCGCCGCGGGTGCCGCCGGTACCCACTGGGAGGACCAGCTGGCCTCGGAGAAGAAGTGCGGCCACCTCGGTGGCAAGGTGCTGATCCCCACTCAGCAGCACATCCGCACCCTCACCTCCGCCCGCCTGGCCGCTGACGTCGCCAACACCCCGACCGTCGTCATCGCCCGTACCGACGCCGAGGCCGCCACCCTCATCACCTCCGATGTGGACGACCGCGACAAGCCGTTCGTCACCGGTGAGCGCACTTCCGAGGGCTTCTACAACGTGCAGAAGGGCATCGAGCCCTGTATCGCGCGTGCCAAGGCCTACGCTCCCTACGCCGACCTCATCTGGATGGAGACCGGTGTGCCGGACCTCGAGGTCGCCCGCAAGTTCGCCGAGGCCGTCAAGGCCGACTTCCCGGACCAGCTGCTGTCCTACAACTGCAGCCCGTCCTTCAACTGGAAGCAGGCGCTGGACGACTCGACCATCGCCAAGTTCCAGAAGGAACTGGGTGCCATGGGCTTCAAGTTCCAGTTCATCACCCTGGCCGGCTTCCACGCCCTGAACTACTCGATGTTCGACCTGGCTTACGGCTACGCCCGCGAGGGCATGACCGCCTACGTCGATCTGCAGGAGCGCGAGTTCGCGGCCGAGGCTCGTGGCTACACCGCCACCAAGCACCAGCGTGAGGTCGGCGCCGGTTACTTCGACCGGATCGCCACCACCGTGGACCCGAACACCTCGACCGCGGCGCTCAAGGGCTCGACCGAAGAGGGCCAGTTCCACTAA
- a CDS encoding 5-oxoprolinase/urea amidolyase family protein: MTVTAPGMLTTVQDWPGRTGYWQVGVPPSGPMDDLSFRLGNRAVGNPEGAAGLEATLGGPTLRFTDETLVCVTGAPALVTVNSRPVPQWRAVLVPADGTLTVGAAADTGMRMYVLIAGGIEVPQFLGSASTFTLGGFGGPAGRALAAGDVLALGQFDDTEPQCIPGAAQPAIGHHWELAVTEGPHGAPDFFTRSDIDELLSTDYEVHFNSDRTGVRLIGPKPHWARTDGGEAGLHPSNIHDNAYSIGALDFTGDTPILLGPDGPSLGGFVCPVTVVSADRWKLGQLRAGDTLRFVRIEAARSASLRSIGIDRRGHWPSVFSTRGDGDDGVLAYRPARDDAPDMTYRRSGDDNILVEYGDLTLDLALRARVHALHQRLEDTHTSGIVDLTPGIRSLQVHFDPDKLPMGKVLGLLDDIDEHLPASDELVVPSRRVAMPLSWDDPSAREAMERYRLGVRADAPWMPWNIEFIRRINGLDSVDDVHRTVYDASYLVLGLGDVYLGAPVATPVDPRHRLVTTKYNPARTWTPENAVGIGGAYLCIYGMEGPGGYQLVGRTVQVWNHRHPDNAGAFEAGTPWLLRFFDQISWYPVSPEELLELRDELATGRGTGGVTITEGEFSMAQYSAFLAQNATSIGEFRDHQRSAYNAEREAWSTAGEFARV, from the coding sequence ATGACCGTCACCGCGCCGGGCATGCTGACCACGGTCCAGGACTGGCCGGGACGCACGGGGTACTGGCAAGTGGGCGTGCCGCCCTCGGGCCCGATGGACGATCTGTCGTTCCGCCTGGGCAATCGCGCCGTCGGAAACCCTGAGGGCGCCGCGGGACTGGAGGCGACTCTCGGCGGTCCCACACTGCGTTTCACCGACGAGACGCTCGTCTGCGTCACCGGCGCACCGGCGCTGGTCACCGTGAACAGCCGCCCGGTCCCCCAATGGCGTGCCGTCCTCGTTCCCGCCGATGGAACACTGACCGTGGGTGCCGCCGCAGATACCGGGATGCGGATGTATGTGCTGATCGCCGGTGGCATCGAGGTCCCCCAATTCCTGGGCAGTGCATCCACTTTCACCCTGGGAGGATTCGGCGGTCCCGCGGGCCGCGCCTTGGCTGCCGGGGATGTCCTTGCCCTGGGCCAGTTCGACGACACTGAGCCGCAATGCATTCCCGGAGCCGCGCAACCGGCGATCGGCCACCACTGGGAGCTCGCGGTCACCGAGGGACCGCACGGCGCACCGGACTTCTTCACCCGCAGCGATATCGACGAGCTGCTGTCGACGGACTATGAGGTGCACTTCAACTCCGATCGCACTGGAGTGCGCCTCATCGGCCCCAAACCTCATTGGGCGCGTACCGATGGCGGCGAGGCCGGGTTGCACCCGTCGAACATCCACGACAACGCGTATTCGATCGGCGCACTGGACTTCACCGGCGATACCCCGATTCTGCTGGGCCCCGACGGTCCCAGCCTGGGTGGCTTCGTCTGTCCCGTCACGGTGGTGTCGGCCGATCGCTGGAAGCTGGGGCAATTGCGTGCCGGCGATACCCTGCGTTTCGTACGAATCGAAGCCGCCCGCAGTGCGTCGCTGCGCTCTATCGGTATCGACCGGCGCGGGCATTGGCCCTCGGTCTTCTCCACCCGGGGCGACGGAGACGACGGCGTGCTGGCCTACCGGCCCGCCCGTGACGACGCACCCGATATGACATACCGCCGCAGCGGAGACGACAACATTCTGGTCGAGTACGGCGATCTCACATTGGATTTGGCGTTACGCGCACGCGTGCACGCGTTGCACCAACGACTCGAAGACACCCACACCAGCGGGATCGTCGATCTGACTCCGGGTATTCGATCGCTGCAGGTGCACTTCGATCCCGACAAGCTGCCGATGGGCAAGGTACTGGGGCTGCTCGACGACATCGACGAGCATCTGCCCGCCTCCGATGAGCTGGTCGTCCCGAGCCGTAGGGTGGCCATGCCCCTTTCCTGGGACGACCCATCTGCCCGCGAGGCCATGGAGCGCTACCGCCTGGGTGTGCGAGCGGACGCACCGTGGATGCCGTGGAACATCGAATTCATCAGGCGTATCAACGGTTTGGACTCCGTCGATGATGTGCATCGCACGGTGTACGACGCCTCGTATCTGGTGCTCGGCCTGGGCGACGTCTATCTGGGCGCGCCCGTCGCGACTCCGGTCGATCCCCGGCACCGGCTGGTCACCACCAAATACAACCCGGCCCGCACCTGGACACCGGAGAATGCCGTCGGCATCGGCGGGGCGTACCTGTGCATCTACGGCATGGAAGGGCCCGGCGGATACCAATTGGTGGGCCGCACCGTGCAGGTCTGGAATCACCGGCACCCTGACAACGCGGGCGCGTTCGAAGCCGGGACACCGTGGCTGCTGCGATTCTTCGACCAAATCAGCTGGTACCCGGTGAGCCCCGAGGAACTCCTCGAGTTGCGCGACGAGTTGGCCACCGGACGCGGCACCGGCGGTGTCACGATCACCGAGGGTGAGTTCTCCATGGCGCAGTACTCGGCGTTCCTTGCCCAAAACGCGACGTCAATTGGCGAGTTTCGCGACCACCAGAGGTCGGCATACAACGCCGAACGTGAAGCATGGAGCACTGCGGGGGAATTCGCCCGGGTCTAG
- a CDS encoding MFS transporter: protein MPIVRVGVVGQPWRVTQHVVPETPARRGPHPGWIVAAVAFVAVLAAAAFRSVPGVLMDPLHAEFGWSHGTIGLAMSINMTLFGLTAPFAAASMDKFGVRPVLAAALTLIATGTFLSAFMTASWQLLLLWGVLVGVGTGSISMGFVATVATRWFVARRGLVTGVLTAASATGQLIFLPLVAVVTGACGWRWASVIVAASALAVVPLVVLFMRNRPADKGVGPYGAGVDEPGSAPVVRGGFRAAFDGLVMGSRQPVFWLLAGSFAICGMTTNGLIGTHFIPAAHDHGMPATMAASLLALIGVFDVAGTVFSGWLTDRIDARLLLGIYYFGRGISLMLLPALLSPRAEPSTWVFIIFYGLDWVATVPPTIALCRKYFGEHTPVVFGWVFASHQLGAAVAAAGAGWLRDQHGSYDTAFRLAAGLCVIAAVMCLSVRDRQSGDQHVEIGDVNGDRSPDVSVPAP from the coding sequence ATGCCAATTGTGCGAGTCGGCGTCGTCGGTCAACCTTGGCGGGTGACCCAGCATGTGGTGCCCGAAACGCCCGCCCGCCGCGGACCGCATCCCGGTTGGATCGTCGCGGCGGTGGCCTTTGTGGCGGTATTGGCCGCGGCCGCTTTCCGCTCGGTTCCCGGCGTTCTGATGGATCCGCTACATGCCGAGTTCGGCTGGTCGCACGGCACCATCGGACTGGCGATGTCGATCAACATGACGTTGTTCGGGCTCACTGCGCCGTTCGCGGCCGCGTCGATGGACAAGTTCGGCGTGCGGCCCGTGCTGGCGGCGGCGTTGACGCTGATCGCCACGGGCACGTTCCTGAGCGCCTTCATGACCGCGTCCTGGCAGCTGCTGCTGCTGTGGGGTGTGCTGGTGGGCGTCGGTACCGGTTCGATCTCCATGGGATTCGTGGCCACGGTCGCGACCAGGTGGTTCGTCGCCCGCCGCGGACTGGTCACGGGTGTCTTGACTGCTGCCAGCGCCACCGGCCAACTGATCTTCCTGCCCTTGGTGGCCGTGGTCACCGGAGCCTGCGGGTGGCGATGGGCATCGGTGATCGTGGCGGCGTCAGCGCTTGCAGTGGTTCCCCTGGTGGTGCTTTTCATGCGAAATCGGCCGGCGGATAAGGGAGTTGGTCCCTACGGTGCCGGCGTCGACGAACCGGGGAGCGCTCCAGTGGTTCGGGGTGGGTTCCGGGCGGCCTTCGACGGGTTGGTGATGGGTTCGCGGCAGCCCGTCTTCTGGTTGTTGGCGGGAAGTTTCGCGATCTGCGGTATGACCACCAACGGACTGATCGGCACCCATTTCATTCCGGCGGCGCACGACCACGGGATGCCCGCCACCATGGCGGCGAGCCTGCTCGCGCTCATCGGAGTCTTCGATGTCGCCGGGACGGTGTTCTCCGGGTGGCTCACCGACCGGATAGATGCCCGCCTGCTGCTGGGCATCTACTACTTCGGGCGCGGGATCTCACTGATGTTGTTGCCCGCCTTGCTGTCTCCACGAGCGGAACCATCCACATGGGTATTCATCATCTTCTACGGACTGGACTGGGTGGCCACCGTGCCGCCGACCATCGCGCTGTGCCGCAAGTACTTTGGCGAGCACACGCCCGTGGTGTTCGGATGGGTGTTCGCTTCGCATCAGCTCGGGGCGGCGGTCGCGGCGGCCGGTGCGGGGTGGCTGCGCGATCAGCATGGCAGTTACGACACCGCGTTCCGGTTGGCCGCCGGGCTCTGCGTCATCGCGGCGGTGATGTGCCTGTCGGTGCGGGATCGGCAGTCAGGTGATCAGCATGTCGAGATAGGCGACGTTAACGGCGATCGGAGCCCAGATGTTTCAGTACCTGCGCCATAG
- a CDS encoding GAP family protein: MWRELLGLAFLMSLNPVLLGLILVVISRPRPVQNLLAFWVGALMVNVPSFVVALFALHMVPSFASFAKNLATADPGSSVKPLQLGTGVLCVVVAVWIAVRLRSRQREPVAAGASGDSSVLVLDPEAPAAEARPAGRVKGAVSAIASVFRRVLHRGKGAWENGALWVALVLGIGYMPPPPLVLLVDTIIVGSGAAIGTQVIATVVFVFAMLAVFEIALISYVIAPGRTQAVLEPIHNWALAHRQLVLLVLFAVVGIWQVLTGVGIV; the protein is encoded by the coding sequence ATGTGGCGCGAACTGTTGGGGTTGGCATTTCTGATGTCACTGAATCCGGTGCTGCTCGGTTTGATCCTGGTGGTGATTTCCCGGCCCCGGCCCGTGCAGAACTTGCTGGCGTTCTGGGTTGGTGCGCTGATGGTGAATGTGCCGTCCTTTGTGGTTGCGCTTTTCGCCTTGCATATGGTGCCGAGTTTCGCGTCCTTCGCCAAGAATCTTGCGACCGCCGACCCGGGCTCATCGGTCAAGCCTCTTCAACTGGGCACCGGCGTGCTCTGCGTGGTGGTGGCGGTCTGGATTGCGGTGCGGCTTCGGTCGCGTCAGCGCGAGCCCGTGGCGGCGGGGGCCAGTGGTGATTCCTCGGTCTTGGTGCTGGATCCCGAGGCCCCGGCCGCCGAAGCCCGTCCTGCGGGGCGAGTCAAGGGTGCCGTTTCCGCTATCGCATCGGTATTTCGGCGTGTTCTGCACCGAGGCAAAGGCGCATGGGAGAACGGCGCCTTGTGGGTGGCGCTGGTGCTCGGAATCGGATACATGCCGCCGCCGCCACTGGTCTTGCTGGTGGACACCATCATCGTGGGTTCGGGGGCCGCGATCGGCACACAGGTGATTGCCACCGTGGTGTTCGTCTTCGCCATGCTCGCCGTTTTCGAGATCGCGTTGATCAGTTATGTGATTGCCCCAGGGAGAACCCAGGCGGTGCTTGAACCGATCCATAACTGGGCTCTCGCCCATCGGCAGCTGGTATTGCTGGTTCTCTTCGCTGTGGTCGGGATATGGCAGGTACTTACCGGGGTTGGCATCGTCTGA
- a CDS encoding acyl-[acyl-carrier-protein] thioesterase: MMPVPHAHPHVFESRWPVRMADVDKNQRLRLDGAARHIQDIGWDHLRGVGAEETHPLWIVRRTMIDVIKPIDFNEALWLRRWCSATSNRWCQMRVRLDGRDGGLIESEAFWIHVSRETQGPARIEDDFLATVASTTDVDRLRWKPYNKPGNRETATDIRDFPVRFTDMDLFDHMNNSVYWSIVEDHLSRHPELLSGPYRVSLEHDSAVSLGDKLEIITNVYADGTELGVPGRGVTTLTYVVGNEVKALASIFAR, translated from the coding sequence ATGATGCCGGTGCCCCATGCGCATCCGCACGTCTTCGAGAGTCGGTGGCCGGTTCGCATGGCCGACGTCGACAAGAACCAACGTCTGCGGTTGGACGGGGCCGCCCGGCACATCCAGGACATCGGGTGGGACCACTTGCGCGGGGTGGGGGCCGAGGAGACCCACCCATTGTGGATCGTCCGTCGCACCATGATCGACGTCATCAAACCCATCGATTTCAACGAGGCCCTGTGGTTGCGCCGGTGGTGCTCGGCCACCTCCAATCGGTGGTGCCAGATGCGGGTGCGGCTCGACGGGCGCGACGGCGGCCTCATCGAATCGGAGGCGTTCTGGATTCACGTCAGCCGTGAAACACAGGGGCCGGCCCGCATCGAGGACGACTTCCTTGCCACCGTCGCCTCCACCACTGACGTCGATCGGCTGCGGTGGAAGCCCTACAACAAACCGGGCAACCGGGAGACCGCGACGGATATCCGAGACTTCCCGGTGCGCTTCACCGACATGGACCTGTTCGACCACATGAATAACTCCGTGTACTGGAGCATCGTCGAGGATCACCTCTCGCGGCACCCGGAGCTGCTATCCGGTCCCTATCGGGTAAGCCTCGAGCATGACTCCGCAGTTTCGCTGGGAGACAAGCTCGAGATCATCACCAACGTCTATGCGGACGGAACCGAGCTCGGTGTCCCCGGTCGCGGTGTTACAACGCTCACATATGTCGTTGGCAACGAGGTGAAGGCTCTCGCCTCGATATTCGCTCGATAA
- a CDS encoding GlxA family transcriptional regulator, with the protein MAHTVAVLMLEPLIGFDATIPSLAFGQAGADRYRVITCGLAHAPVQTTSGYTITPQEGPGALARADTVIIPGTRYPPARMRGELAEDLRSALDTIRPGTRIVSICTGAFVLGAAGLLDGRRATTHWHMADSFRTLYPRVLLDETVLFVDDGDILTSAGLASGIDLCLHIIRQDHGTVLANDVARYCVVPPWREGGQAQFIDRPLPECTGDSTASARHWAMANLTEPLTVQQLAERCRMSMRTFNRRFRDETGLSPGDWVRQQRVECARALLESHDLAVDEVARRSGLGSAANLRHHLRRGLGMSPTHYRKTFRGS; encoded by the coding sequence ATGGCACACACCGTGGCCGTACTGATGCTGGAGCCGCTGATCGGTTTCGACGCGACCATCCCGTCACTGGCATTCGGCCAGGCCGGTGCCGACCGCTATCGGGTCATCACCTGCGGATTGGCACACGCCCCGGTTCAGACCACCTCGGGATACACAATCACCCCGCAGGAGGGACCCGGCGCGCTGGCCCGAGCGGACACCGTCATCATTCCTGGCACCCGCTACCCGCCCGCGCGGATGCGGGGTGAGCTGGCAGAGGATCTGCGCTCCGCTCTCGACACCATCCGACCGGGCACCCGCATCGTGTCCATCTGCACCGGCGCCTTCGTGCTGGGCGCCGCGGGCCTGCTCGACGGCCGTCGAGCCACCACTCATTGGCACATGGCCGACAGCTTTCGCACGCTGTACCCGCGGGTCCTACTGGACGAGACCGTGCTGTTCGTCGACGACGGCGACATCCTGACCTCTGCGGGACTGGCTTCAGGAATCGACTTGTGCCTGCACATCATTCGGCAAGATCATGGCACCGTGCTGGCCAACGACGTGGCCCGGTATTGCGTGGTGCCGCCCTGGCGGGAAGGCGGCCAAGCCCAGTTCATCGACCGTCCGCTTCCCGAATGTACCGGGGATTCAACGGCATCCGCCCGCCACTGGGCGATGGCGAACCTTACCGAACCGCTGACCGTGCAGCAGCTCGCCGAACGCTGCCGAATGAGCATGCGCACCTTCAACCGGCGCTTCCGCGACGAAACCGGCCTCTCCCCCGGTGACTGGGTTCGGCAGCAGCGTGTCGAATGCGCCAGGGCGCTTTTGGAATCACATGACCTCGCGGTGGACGAGGTGGCGCGACGATCCGGCCTCGGCTCGGCCGCCAATCTGCGACACCACCTGCGGCGTGGGCTTGGCATGAGCCCCACCCATTACCGGAAGACATTCCGGGGCAGCTAG
- a CDS encoding 3-hydroxybutyryl-CoA dehydrogenase: MTDGITRVGVIGAGQMGAGIAEVSARAGVDVLVFETTEALTTAGRDRITKSLDRGVSAGKITERERDAAVANLKFTTDLADFSDRQLVIEAVIEDESIKSSIFAKLDEVITDPDAVLASNTSSIPIMKIAAATKNPGRVLGLHFFNPVPVLPLVELISTLVTTPGAAARTEAFASEVLGKQVVRAADRSGFVVNFLLVPYLLAAIRMAESGFATVEDIDKAVVAGLSHPMGPLRLSDLVGLDTLKLIADSMYDEYKEPLYAAPPLLLRMVEAGRLGKKSGVGFYEYKAK; encoded by the coding sequence ATGACGGACGGAATCACGCGCGTAGGAGTTATCGGCGCGGGGCAGATGGGTGCGGGTATCGCCGAGGTGTCGGCACGCGCCGGTGTCGACGTGCTGGTGTTCGAGACCACCGAGGCACTCACGACCGCCGGGCGCGACCGGATCACGAAGTCACTCGACCGTGGCGTCTCCGCCGGGAAGATCACCGAGCGTGAGCGCGATGCCGCCGTCGCCAACCTGAAGTTCACCACCGACCTGGCCGACTTCTCCGATCGCCAGCTCGTCATCGAGGCTGTCATCGAAGACGAGTCCATCAAGTCCTCGATCTTTGCCAAGTTGGACGAGGTGATCACCGATCCCGACGCGGTTCTCGCGTCGAACACCTCCAGCATCCCGATCATGAAGATCGCTGCCGCGACCAAGAATCCGGGGCGCGTGCTGGGTCTGCACTTCTTCAACCCGGTGCCGGTGCTGCCGCTCGTCGAGCTGATCTCGACGTTGGTGACCACGCCCGGGGCCGCTGCCCGCACGGAGGCCTTCGCGAGCGAGGTGTTGGGCAAGCAGGTTGTGCGCGCCGCCGACCGCTCCGGCTTCGTGGTCAACTTCCTGCTTGTTCCGTACCTGTTGGCCGCCATCCGGATGGCCGAATCTGGTTTTGCCACAGTCGAAGACATCGACAAGGCAGTCGTGGCGGGTCTCTCGCACCCGATGGGCCCGCTGCGGCTCTCGGACCTTGTCGGCCTCGACACGCTGAAGCTCATCGCCGACTCGATGTACGACGAGTACAAGGAGCCCCTGTACGCGGCTCCGCCATTGCTACTGCGCATGGTCGAGGCCGGGCGCCTTGGCAAGAAGAGCGGCGTCGGGTTCTACGAGTACAAGGCCAAGTAG